Proteins encoded by one window of Moorella humiferrea:
- a CDS encoding molybdopterin-containing oxidoreductase family protein yields MAGNIEVKKAACYFCHMNCGMLVHVEDGVVKKVTGDPEHPFNQGAQCPRGASAIDHLNHINRVNYPLKRVGERGSGNFKRVSWEEALEDIAARLKKYKAEYGAESIATAGGTNRTDDWARRRFFNLLGSPNVVHTSPVCWIPNFLIETAIYGWSAFDPEIMGSRCVVVWGHNPGASYLPEMRGLLEAREKNGTKIIVIDPRYSETAARADIWLPIRPGSDCALALAWLNVIINEELYDADFVENWTVGFEELRERVQEYTPEWAEAKTWVPAERIAMAARTYATSRPACIQWGVATDQLGRATSAVAQARAVLRAICGNLDVPGGDVMPGPHPTFITDVEMELNELLPEEQRAKQLGADRFKLSTWPGYKLLNEQLQRVWGKGLPAEWMCEASPPVLWRAILTGKPYPVKALIVLADNPLSSYANSRLVYEALNKLDLLVVMDYWLTPTAALADYVLPAASWLERPVLTTTYGVSDWLIASERAIQPLYERKTDYDFWRALGIKMGQGEYWPWQTNEEVFQYRLESLGYGLETYEDFVRGVRFDFAPREYYKYLEKGFATPSGKVELKSSILETLGYDPLPHYVEPPFSPEATPELARDYPLILIAGGGFMPFFHSEHRQITRLRLLHPEPRVAINPELAQKLAIKEGDWVWIETPKGKVKQRAKITTAVPPGVVQAERGWWYPEKGVKDLFGIWESNINVCLDDDPDTCDPACGSWCTRTILCRIAKVEG; encoded by the coding sequence ATGGCTGGTAACATTGAAGTCAAAAAGGCAGCATGCTATTTCTGCCATATGAACTGCGGCATGCTGGTGCACGTTGAAGACGGTGTCGTAAAAAAAGTAACGGGCGATCCGGAGCATCCCTTTAACCAGGGGGCACAATGTCCCCGGGGTGCCTCGGCTATCGATCACCTCAATCACATCAACCGGGTAAACTATCCCCTTAAACGTGTCGGCGAACGGGGATCTGGTAATTTTAAGCGTGTCAGCTGGGAGGAAGCCCTGGAGGACATTGCCGCCCGGCTAAAAAAATACAAAGCGGAATATGGTGCGGAAAGCATCGCCACTGCCGGGGGCACCAACCGTACTGACGATTGGGCCAGGCGCCGCTTTTTTAATCTATTGGGGAGCCCCAATGTGGTCCACACCTCACCCGTTTGCTGGATACCCAATTTTTTAATAGAAACGGCCATTTACGGCTGGAGCGCCTTTGACCCGGAGATTATGGGCAGCCGTTGCGTCGTCGTCTGGGGCCATAATCCTGGTGCTTCGTATTTACCGGAAATGCGGGGGCTTTTAGAGGCCCGGGAAAAGAACGGTACCAAAATCATTGTCATTGACCCACGTTACAGCGAGACGGCAGCCCGGGCCGACATTTGGTTACCCATCCGCCCGGGGAGTGACTGCGCCCTGGCCCTGGCCTGGCTTAACGTCATTATCAATGAAGAGCTCTATGACGCCGATTTCGTCGAGAACTGGACGGTGGGCTTTGAGGAACTGCGGGAACGGGTGCAGGAGTATACCCCGGAATGGGCGGAAGCAAAGACCTGGGTGCCCGCCGAAAGGATAGCAATGGCGGCCAGGACGTACGCCACATCGAGGCCTGCTTGTATCCAGTGGGGGGTAGCCACCGACCAGCTCGGTAGGGCTACCAGTGCCGTTGCCCAAGCAAGGGCGGTGTTGAGGGCCATTTGCGGTAACCTCGACGTTCCCGGCGGTGATGTCATGCCCGGCCCCCATCCTACATTTATTACTGACGTCGAGATGGAGCTCAACGAATTGCTGCCCGAGGAGCAGCGGGCAAAGCAACTGGGCGCGGACAGGTTTAAACTCAGCACCTGGCCGGGTTACAAGCTTCTAAATGAGCAGCTACAGCGTGTCTGGGGAAAGGGTCTGCCGGCCGAGTGGATGTGCGAGGCCAGTCCACCTGTACTGTGGCGCGCCATCTTAACCGGTAAACCCTATCCGGTAAAAGCGCTGATCGTCCTTGCTGATAACCCCCTTAGCTCTTATGCCAACTCCAGGCTGGTATATGAAGCCCTCAACAAGCTGGACCTGCTGGTGGTCATGGACTACTGGCTTACGCCCACGGCCGCGCTGGCCGACTATGTCTTGCCGGCTGCCTCCTGGCTGGAACGGCCGGTCTTGACGACAACCTATGGGGTATCCGACTGGCTCATCGCTTCGGAAAGGGCCATCCAGCCTTTATACGAACGTAAAACCGACTACGATTTCTGGCGCGCCCTGGGTATCAAGATGGGCCAGGGTGAATACTGGCCGTGGCAGACCAACGAAGAGGTGTTCCAGTACCGCCTGGAATCGCTGGGGTACGGCCTCGAAACCTATGAAGATTTTGTCAGGGGGGTACGTTTCGACTTTGCCCCGCGCGAGTACTACAAGTACCTGGAAAAAGGTTTTGCCACGCCCTCCGGGAAGGTGGAGCTGAAAAGTTCAATACTGGAAACGCTGGGCTATGACCCGTTACCCCATTACGTTGAGCCGCCGTTCAGTCCGGAAGCTACCCCGGAGCTGGCCCGGGATTATCCTCTGATACTCATCGCAGGCGGAGGCTTTATGCCCTTTTTCCATTCCGAACACCGCCAGATAACGCGCCTGCGTCTGCTGCACCCGGAACCCCGGGTGGCCATTAACCCTGAACTGGCTCAAAAGCTTGCTATTAAAGAAGGCGATTGGGTGTGGATTGAAACCCCGAAGGGTAAAGTCAAGCAAAGGGCTAAAATCACTACAGCCGTACCGCCCGGGGTAGTCCAGGCGGAACGGGGATGGTGGTATCCGGAAAAAG